The following are from one region of the Streptomyces decoyicus genome:
- a CDS encoding VOC family protein — MNITHASFLTLPVSDQDRALAFYTEVLGFEVRVDRQVGSMRWLQVAPKGAQTVFTLSGPGMGDFLPGSTQGIMLVTADVDADCANLAAAGIEVNGPDDVPWGRMAGFRDLDGNGLMLLTEKG; from the coding sequence ATGAACATCACTCACGCCTCCTTCCTCACCCTCCCGGTCTCCGACCAGGACCGGGCCCTGGCGTTCTACACCGAGGTCCTCGGCTTCGAGGTCCGGGTGGACCGCCAGGTCGGGTCCATGCGCTGGCTCCAGGTCGCGCCCAAGGGGGCCCAGACCGTCTTCACGCTCTCCGGCCCCGGGATGGGTGATTTCCTGCCCGGCTCCACGCAGGGGATCATGTTGGTCACGGCCGATGTCGACGCCGACTGCGCGAACCTGGCCGCGGCCGGGATCGAGGTGAACGGGCCGGACGACGTTCCCTGGGGACGGATGGCCGGCTTCCGTGACCTCGACGGTAACGGTCTGATGCTGCTCACGGAGAAGGGCTGA
- a CDS encoding ArsR/SmtB family transcription factor produces the protein MVTTGADEDRVFAALANGTRREVLRLLRERGPQPVQSLADHFDMRRPSLSEHLKVLREAGLVSEARAGRQRIYRLDAAPLAEVQDWLHPYERFWRDRLMGLGELLDRMPDDET, from the coding sequence ATGGTCACGACGGGTGCCGACGAGGACCGCGTGTTCGCCGCGCTCGCCAACGGTACCCGCCGCGAAGTGCTGCGGCTGCTGCGCGAACGCGGTCCGCAGCCCGTCCAGTCCCTCGCCGACCACTTCGACATGCGCCGCCCCAGCCTCTCGGAGCATCTGAAGGTGCTGCGGGAGGCCGGTCTCGTCTCGGAGGCGAGGGCGGGGCGCCAGCGGATCTACCGTCTGGACGCTGCGCCCCTGGCCGAGGTGCAGGACTGGCTCCATCCGTACGAGCGGTTCTGGCGCGACAGGCTCATGGGCCTGGGGGAGCTGCTCGACCGCATGCCGGACGATGAGACATGA
- a CDS encoding SRPBCC family protein: MTSAVENPGDPEDLTTVRVDQFLAHPPAKVWRALTEPDLIAQWLMPADFRLEVGHRYTMTTLPRPNTGFSGTVAAEVLAYETGRMLSVRWTDRSAAHAADWTITWTLEAEGRGTRLFLVHEGFDPDDPAQMMARKIMGSGWRSYVMDALRDVVERL; this comes from the coding sequence ATGACCTCAGCTGTCGAAAACCCAGGAGATCCGGAAGACCTCACCACCGTCCGGGTCGATCAGTTCCTCGCCCATCCGCCGGCCAAGGTCTGGCGTGCGCTCACCGAGCCCGACCTGATCGCCCAGTGGCTGATGCCGGCGGACTTCCGCCTGGAGGTCGGCCATCGCTACACGATGACCACGCTCCCACGCCCCAACACCGGCTTCTCCGGCACCGTGGCGGCCGAGGTGCTCGCATACGAAACCGGGCGGATGCTCAGCGTCCGGTGGACGGATCGGTCCGCCGCCCATGCCGCCGACTGGACGATTACCTGGACCCTTGAAGCGGAAGGGCGCGGCACCCGCCTCTTCCTCGTGCACGAGGGATTCGACCCGGACGACCCGGCACAGATGATGGCCCGCAAGATCATGGGGAGTGGCTGGCGCTCGTACGTCATGGACGCGCTCCGGGATGTGGTGGAGCGGCTGTAA